From one Leifsonia soli genomic stretch:
- a CDS encoding VanZ family protein, with translation MTASLSLRPTRTAPRTLPAVLFGVYLVLLVWAVLWKFHVPDLSGEGVRAVKLVPFVASEGFGANRLSEMLANVALFVPFGVYLGVLAPRWRVGPVAGLAALASCILEGLQYVLASGSSDVTDVILNTSGAVAGFLVLSVLRRASRGRAVAAVFWLCFVVTVAAALWGASLLGAPLHSLPPLHR, from the coding sequence GTGACCGCATCCCTCTCCCTCCGACCCACGCGCACAGCGCCGCGCACCCTTCCGGCCGTGCTGTTCGGCGTGTACCTGGTCTTGCTGGTGTGGGCCGTGCTGTGGAAGTTCCACGTGCCCGACCTCAGCGGCGAGGGCGTGCGCGCCGTGAAACTGGTGCCGTTCGTCGCGAGTGAGGGGTTCGGGGCCAACCGGCTCTCCGAGATGCTGGCGAACGTTGCGCTGTTCGTGCCGTTCGGCGTCTATCTCGGTGTGCTCGCGCCGCGCTGGCGCGTCGGCCCGGTCGCCGGGCTGGCGGCGCTGGCCAGCTGCATCCTCGAGGGCCTCCAGTACGTGCTCGCGTCCGGGAGCTCGGACGTCACGGATGTCATCCTCAACACGTCGGGAGCCGTCGCGGGATTCCTCGTCCTGTCGGTCCTCCGCCGGGCGTCGCGGGGCCGTGCCGTCGCCGCCGTGTTCTGGCTGTGCTTCGTCGTCACGGTCGCCGCTGCGCTGTGGGGGGCGTCCCTCCTCGGGGCGCCGCTCCATTCGCTGCCGCCGCTGCACCGCTGA
- a CDS encoding SDR family oxidoreductase translates to MKIVVIGGTGLIGSKVVALLAAHGHEAIAASPNSGVNTLTGEGVDAALAGADVVVDVSNSPSFADDAVMDFFTTSTNTLIAAERKAGVRHHVALSVVGTERMTDSGYMRAKVAQELLIRESGIPFSLVHATQFFEFVKSIADAATEGDTVRLAPVVIAPIAAEDVATAVARTAAGSPLGGVLEVSGPEEFRLTELIARGLAARGDARQVVEDPDARYFGAHLSDRELVPGPDAEVFATTFADWLDAQVAASR, encoded by the coding sequence ATGAAGATCGTCGTCATCGGCGGGACCGGCCTGATCGGTTCGAAGGTGGTCGCCCTGCTGGCCGCCCACGGGCACGAGGCGATCGCCGCCTCCCCGAACTCGGGCGTGAACACGCTCACCGGCGAGGGGGTGGATGCGGCGCTCGCCGGAGCGGACGTCGTCGTCGACGTCTCCAACTCGCCGTCCTTCGCGGACGACGCGGTGATGGACTTCTTCACCACGTCCACGAACACCCTCATCGCGGCCGAGAGGAAGGCCGGGGTGCGACACCACGTCGCCCTCTCGGTCGTCGGCACCGAGCGGATGACGGACAGCGGGTACATGCGCGCGAAGGTGGCTCAGGAGCTGCTCATCCGCGAGTCCGGCATCCCGTTCTCCCTCGTGCATGCCACGCAGTTCTTCGAGTTCGTGAAGTCGATCGCGGACGCAGCGACCGAGGGGGACACGGTGCGCCTCGCACCTGTCGTCATCGCGCCGATCGCGGCCGAGGATGTCGCAACGGCCGTCGCCCGCACCGCGGCCGGCTCTCCCCTCGGAGGAGTGCTCGAGGTGAGCGGTCCCGAGGAGTTCCGGCTGACCGAGCTGATCGCTCGCGGCCTGGCCGCGCGCGGCGACGCGCGTCAGGTCGTCGAGGACCCCGATGCGCGCTACTTCGGCGCCCACCTGAGCGACCGCGAGCTCGTGCCCGGGCCGGACGCGGAGGTCTTCGCCACCACGTTCGCCGACTGGCTGGACGCCCAGGTCGCCGCGTCGCGGTGA
- a CDS encoding DHA2 family efflux MFS transporter permease subunit, giving the protein MTVQQRTVLAVAVLATFIAFLDGSVVTVALPAIGRELGGGLAVQQWVVDAYLLTLGSVILLAGSLSDLFGRRRVLLWGLAGFAVASALCALAPTAGILVLARGLQGVAGALLVPSSLALILGAFSGAGRPRAIGVWTAITSLASIAGPVLGGVLVDALSWRWVFAVNLLPIAVALLLVRALPRDAVPSTRARVDGIGAGLGVLGLGLPVFALIEHPRFGWGSPLIAGSIVIGAVALVAFVIRERRAAHPMLPLGIFRARDFTVGNVATAFIYGGVAVGTFALALFLQQEAGYSATLAGFALVPSSIVLIALSAYFGRLSGRVGPRVMMTVGPVIAGGGFALMLRISREADYLTEVLPAVVVFGLGMAITVAPLTATILGAVDPARSGIASAVNNAVSRVAGLVAVALAGSAGATMSAVAGFHELAGAAAVALAAGGIISAVGIRNPRGVGGDAAETEVSGHHALLR; this is encoded by the coding sequence ATGACGGTGCAGCAGCGGACGGTACTGGCGGTGGCCGTCCTGGCGACCTTCATCGCCTTCCTCGACGGCAGCGTGGTGACGGTGGCCCTCCCCGCGATCGGCCGGGAGCTGGGCGGCGGGCTCGCCGTCCAGCAGTGGGTGGTGGATGCGTACCTCCTGACCCTCGGATCGGTCATCCTGCTCGCCGGGTCGCTCTCCGACCTGTTCGGGCGCCGACGGGTGCTGCTCTGGGGTCTCGCCGGCTTCGCCGTCGCCTCGGCGCTGTGCGCTCTCGCACCGACCGCCGGCATCCTCGTGCTCGCCCGTGGGCTCCAGGGCGTCGCCGGAGCACTGCTCGTGCCGAGTTCCCTCGCGCTGATCCTCGGCGCGTTCAGCGGAGCGGGCCGGCCGCGGGCGATCGGCGTCTGGACGGCCATCACCTCCCTCGCCAGCATCGCAGGGCCGGTGCTCGGCGGCGTGCTGGTCGACGCCCTGTCGTGGCGGTGGGTGTTCGCCGTCAACCTCCTCCCGATCGCGGTCGCGCTGCTGCTCGTGCGGGCGCTCCCGCGGGACGCGGTGCCGAGCACCCGCGCCCGCGTCGACGGCATCGGGGCTGGTCTCGGCGTGCTCGGACTCGGGCTTCCCGTGTTCGCGCTGATCGAGCATCCCCGGTTCGGATGGGGCTCGCCCCTGATCGCCGGATCGATCGTGATCGGCGCGGTGGCGCTCGTGGCCTTCGTGATCCGCGAACGCCGGGCCGCGCACCCGATGCTGCCGCTCGGGATCTTCCGCGCACGCGACTTCACCGTCGGCAACGTGGCGACAGCATTCATCTACGGCGGGGTCGCCGTCGGCACGTTCGCGCTCGCGCTGTTCCTGCAGCAGGAGGCCGGGTACAGCGCGACCCTGGCCGGGTTCGCCCTGGTGCCGTCGAGCATCGTGCTGATCGCCCTCTCGGCGTACTTCGGCCGCCTCAGCGGACGGGTCGGACCCCGGGTGATGATGACGGTCGGGCCGGTGATCGCCGGAGGCGGTTTCGCCCTCATGCTCCGGATCTCCCGGGAGGCCGACTACCTGACCGAGGTGCTGCCCGCCGTTGTGGTCTTCGGGCTGGGCATGGCCATCACGGTCGCCCCGCTGACGGCGACCATCCTGGGCGCGGTCGACCCGGCACGGTCCGGGATCGCGTCGGCCGTCAACAACGCGGTGTCCCGCGTCGCCGGCCTCGTCGCGGTCGCACTGGCCGGCTCGGCAGGGGCGACGATGTCGGCGGTCGCGGGGTTCCACGAGCTCGCCGGCGCAGCGGCCGTCGCCCTCGCGGCGGGCGGGATCATCTCGGCCGTCGGCATCCGGAACCCGCGCGGGGTCGGCGGCGACGCGGCCGAGACGGAGGTGTCGGGGCACCACGCCCTGCTCCGCTGA
- a CDS encoding SDR family oxidoreductase yields MKIVVIGGTGLIGRGVVAHLQEQGHEVVAASPSTGVDAVTGTGLAAALEGADVVVDTPNAPSFEDGPVHEFFERSTTNLVAAEKTAGVRHHVVLSIVGADRMPDIGYMRAKLTQERIVRESGVPFTILRATQFFEFIGALADGATHDGTATLSDVLMQPIAAADVSAALAEVAVADPSNGIVELAGPEPLRLDDLARRLLSASGDPRTVVTDPDAGYFGGRVDDRSLTPGNDPAITDHRYGGTTFSRWLEERR; encoded by the coding sequence ATGAAGATCGTCGTCATCGGCGGAACCGGCCTGATCGGCCGGGGCGTCGTCGCGCATCTGCAGGAGCAGGGCCACGAGGTGGTCGCTGCCTCGCCGTCGACCGGCGTGGACGCGGTCACCGGCACCGGCCTCGCCGCCGCCCTGGAGGGTGCGGATGTCGTCGTCGACACCCCCAACGCGCCCTCGTTCGAAGACGGCCCGGTGCACGAGTTCTTCGAGCGGTCCACGACCAACCTGGTCGCGGCCGAGAAGACCGCAGGGGTGCGCCACCACGTCGTGCTGTCCATCGTGGGGGCCGACCGCATGCCCGACATCGGCTACATGCGCGCGAAGCTGACGCAGGAGCGCATCGTGCGCGAGAGCGGCGTGCCGTTCACCATCCTCCGTGCGACGCAGTTCTTCGAGTTCATCGGCGCGCTCGCCGACGGGGCGACGCACGACGGCACCGCGACCCTGTCGGATGTGCTGATGCAGCCGATCGCGGCGGCGGACGTGTCGGCGGCCCTCGCGGAGGTCGCCGTCGCCGACCCGTCGAACGGGATCGTGGAGCTCGCCGGTCCGGAGCCCCTGCGGTTGGACGACCTCGCGCGCCGGCTGCTCTCCGCCTCGGGCGACCCGCGGACCGTCGTCACCGATCCGGACGCCGGGTACTTCGGCGGCCGCGTCGACGACCGCTCGCTCACTCCGGGCAACGACCCGGCGATCACCGACCACCGGTACGGCGGGACGACGTTCTCCCGCTGGCTGGAGGAGCGCCGCTAG
- a CDS encoding RNA polymerase sigma-70 factor: protein MTGAAEQDDLDTAAATFAAVRPRLFGIAYRMLGTVADAEDIVQDTWERWQRTDRSAVREPAAFLATAATRLAINHAQSARVKRETYIGPWLPEPVDTSADPSLGAERGEALEFAVLVLLEKLTPTERAAYVLREAFDYPYAQIAEIIQGSEASARQLVSRARKHLAEERHVREVDHAQQKRMLEAFLEAAQSGDIAELERMFTADIVSYSDGGGLARASRIPVFTRETVAKYVHAFSGRFWDGTVHLVEANGAPAAVLVRGGAVVAFVALDVTADGIRRLQWVLNPQKLERIPVPA from the coding sequence ATGACGGGGGCAGCGGAGCAGGACGACCTCGACACCGCCGCGGCGACGTTCGCGGCGGTGCGGCCGCGCCTGTTCGGCATCGCCTACCGGATGCTCGGGACCGTGGCGGACGCGGAGGACATCGTCCAGGACACCTGGGAGCGCTGGCAGCGCACCGACCGCTCGGCCGTGCGCGAGCCGGCGGCGTTCCTGGCGACCGCGGCGACCCGGCTGGCGATCAACCACGCGCAGTCGGCGCGCGTGAAGCGCGAGACGTACATCGGGCCGTGGCTCCCCGAGCCCGTCGACACGAGTGCCGACCCGTCCCTCGGCGCCGAGCGCGGGGAGGCGCTGGAGTTCGCCGTGCTCGTCCTGCTCGAGAAGCTGACGCCGACCGAGCGCGCCGCGTACGTGCTGCGGGAGGCCTTCGACTATCCGTACGCGCAGATCGCGGAGATCATCCAGGGCTCCGAGGCCTCCGCGCGGCAGCTGGTCAGCCGCGCGCGGAAGCACCTCGCGGAGGAGCGGCACGTGCGCGAGGTCGACCACGCCCAGCAGAAGCGCATGCTGGAGGCCTTCCTCGAGGCCGCGCAGTCCGGCGACATCGCCGAGCTGGAGCGGATGTTCACGGCCGACATCGTCAGCTACTCCGACGGGGGCGGGCTGGCTCGCGCGTCGCGCATCCCTGTCTTCACCCGGGAGACGGTGGCGAAGTACGTGCACGCGTTCTCCGGCCGGTTCTGGGACGGGACCGTCCATCTCGTCGAGGCCAACGGCGCCCCGGCCGCCGTGCTGGTGCGCGGCGGCGCCGTCGTCGCCTTCGTCGCGCTGGACGTCACCGCCGACGGCATCCGCCGCCTGCAGTGGGTGCTCAACCCGCAGAAGCTGGAGCGCATCCCCGTCCCGGCGTGA
- a CDS encoding cytochrome b — MPVDRRRRRSVTARLAGVVSGSAAGRRAAALRDELRARRVPLHWTNMFGVIAFACVLVLFVSGFLLMFAYTPSGTRVTYDGPYAPLAGAEMSKALQSTLAITFEVPGGLLVRQAHHWAGLLLPAAILLQLAVSFFTGAFRRPRRLLWVLLFGLLITALLGGWSGYALPDDMLSGTGLRIVEGIVLGIPVVGTWLSALLFGGEFPGRIIENLYPIHVAVVPALLVLLLAARARRAYIEKPAQFAGPGRTEERIVGVPVLPELAARAGGLLAIATGVIVLLAATVTISPIWLYGPSSPGDASAGSQPDWYTGFLDGALRLVPPGWEFEWLGRTWTLAILIPLAVVGLYLVAIAVYPFVEEWVTGDHRDHHLLDRPRNEPTRTGLGVSAIVFYAALWGAGSADLVATHFHLAVESVVAGYQVLVLVGPVAAFLVTRRVCLALQKRDRDILLHGYETGRIVRLPGGEYVEVHGAVDATERYRLAGPAAMDPVDARPDEDGRLRLSERLRTTLARVFFEDRLEPVDSQTRDEAVAGGRADEAITEPEETRVGAA, encoded by the coding sequence ATGCCCGTCGATCGCCGGCGGAGGCGTTCCGTCACAGCCAGGCTCGCCGGGGTCGTCTCGGGCAGCGCCGCCGGTCGACGGGCCGCCGCGCTGCGCGACGAGCTCCGCGCCCGTCGGGTGCCGCTGCACTGGACGAACATGTTCGGGGTCATCGCCTTCGCGTGCGTCCTCGTGCTGTTCGTCAGCGGCTTCCTCCTGATGTTCGCCTACACGCCGTCGGGCACGCGGGTGACCTACGACGGCCCGTACGCACCGCTCGCCGGCGCCGAGATGTCGAAGGCTCTGCAGTCGACCCTCGCGATCACGTTCGAGGTGCCGGGCGGCCTGCTCGTCCGGCAGGCGCACCACTGGGCGGGCCTCCTCCTCCCGGCCGCGATCCTGCTGCAGCTGGCGGTGTCGTTCTTCACCGGCGCGTTCCGCCGCCCCCGCCGGTTGTTGTGGGTTCTGCTGTTCGGCCTGCTGATCACCGCCCTCCTCGGCGGGTGGAGCGGGTACGCCCTCCCCGACGACATGCTCTCCGGCACCGGGCTGCGGATCGTGGAGGGGATCGTCCTCGGCATCCCGGTGGTCGGCACCTGGCTGTCGGCGCTGCTGTTCGGCGGCGAGTTCCCGGGACGGATCATCGAGAACCTCTACCCCATCCATGTCGCGGTCGTGCCGGCCCTCCTGGTGCTGCTGCTCGCGGCGCGGGCTCGACGCGCGTATATCGAGAAGCCGGCGCAGTTCGCCGGGCCGGGGCGCACGGAGGAGCGGATCGTCGGGGTCCCGGTGCTGCCGGAGCTGGCGGCCCGGGCGGGCGGCCTTCTCGCGATCGCGACCGGAGTGATCGTCCTCCTCGCCGCCACGGTCACGATCAGCCCGATCTGGCTGTACGGACCCTCCTCCCCCGGCGACGCCTCCGCCGGCAGCCAGCCCGACTGGTACACCGGCTTCCTCGACGGAGCGCTCCGCCTCGTCCCGCCCGGCTGGGAGTTCGAGTGGCTCGGCCGCACCTGGACGCTCGCGATCCTCATCCCGCTCGCGGTCGTCGGACTCTACTTGGTCGCCATCGCGGTGTACCCGTTCGTCGAGGAGTGGGTGACCGGCGACCACCGCGATCACCACCTCCTCGACCGCCCGCGTAACGAGCCGACCCGCACCGGCCTGGGCGTCTCGGCCATCGTCTTCTACGCAGCCCTGTGGGGCGCGGGGAGCGCCGACCTCGTGGCCACGCACTTCCACCTCGCGGTCGAGTCGGTGGTCGCCGGCTACCAGGTGCTGGTCCTGGTGGGCCCGGTCGCGGCCTTCCTCGTCACGCGACGGGTGTGTCTGGCTTTGCAGAAGCGCGACCGCGACATCCTGCTGCACGGGTACGAGACCGGGCGGATCGTCCGGCTGCCGGGCGGCGAGTACGTGGAGGTGCACGGCGCGGTGGATGCGACCGAGCGGTACCGTCTCGCCGGGCCGGCCGCCATGGACCCGGTCGACGCGCGGCCGGACGAAGACGGGCGGCTGCGTCTCTCGGAGCGGCTCAGGACGACCCTCGCCCGGGTGTTCTTCGAGGACAGGCTGGAACCGGTGGACTCCCAGACCCGCGACGAGGCCGTCGCCGGAGGACGAGCGGATGAGGCGATCACGGAACCAGAGGAGACGCGGGTGGGCGCGGCGTGA
- a CDS encoding siderophore-interacting protein codes for MRRSRNQRRRGWARRDAEAAVAATALTALLGDAYLAGDGAALARLLGPDVHLVVDRGGGGAALPVAAGPACAVALLRCVLGEPSTLRLEARPMNGRSGLVASRGGQVVAVAVPSGTAGAVDHLWVVADPAKLQHWG; via the coding sequence ATGAGGCGATCACGGAACCAGAGGAGACGCGGGTGGGCGCGGCGTGACGCGGAGGCTGCCGTCGCGGCCACTGCTCTGACGGCGTTGCTGGGCGACGCATACCTCGCCGGCGACGGTGCGGCCCTGGCGCGGCTGCTCGGGCCGGACGTCCACCTGGTGGTCGACCGCGGAGGCGGCGGGGCGGCTCTCCCGGTCGCGGCCGGACCGGCCTGCGCGGTCGCGCTGCTGCGCTGCGTGCTGGGCGAGCCGTCGACACTCCGGCTGGAAGCGCGACCGATGAACGGGCGCTCCGGCCTCGTCGCGTCCCGCGGCGGACAGGTGGTCGCCGTCGCGGTGCCCTCCGGAACCGCCGGCGCCGTCGACCACCTGTGGGTCGTCGCGGACCCCGCCAAGCTGCAGCACTGGGGGTAG
- the ykgO gene encoding type B 50S ribosomal protein L36, whose amino-acid sequence MKVRNSLSSLKAMPGAQVVRRRGRTFIINKKNPRMKARQG is encoded by the coding sequence ATGAAGGTACGCAACTCACTGAGCTCGCTCAAGGCGATGCCCGGCGCCCAGGTGGTGCGCCGCCGGGGCCGCACGTTCATCATCAACAAGAAGAACCCGCGGATGAAGGCCCGCCAGGGCTGA
- a CDS encoding helix-turn-helix domain-containing protein: MESYVERPPMPALARVVRTIWIHRTGDAPYVQRHLPTGGVEIHVPLGGHPRLMGPLTGPRLEVIPPRTTIVGARFLPAGAPPLPVMLYELVDEHVGLSEVWGGSAERLGEAMALAGRDERAVAVLEAFLLREFRSAERIDRAIREAVSALMPWRPHDVGTVAAHVALSESQLRRRSLHTVGLSPKVLQRTLRFQGFLALAQAGVAASGRRGSDGIAGIAVDAGYADQAHLNRECLRLTGLTPSRLLHGDVERCACGHDHSASYLPFLAGRSPGLPPAPELLRVRHDPEVVYGTDDAVGNHDGEDPSVTGRDEL, encoded by the coding sequence ATGGAATCGTATGTCGAGCGGCCGCCGATGCCGGCGCTCGCGCGGGTGGTGCGCACGATCTGGATCCACCGCACCGGCGACGCCCCGTACGTCCAGCGTCACCTCCCCACCGGCGGTGTCGAGATCCACGTGCCGCTCGGGGGCCACCCCCGGCTGATGGGGCCGCTGACCGGGCCCCGGCTGGAGGTCATCCCGCCGCGCACCACCATCGTCGGCGCCCGGTTCCTGCCCGCGGGCGCGCCGCCGCTGCCGGTCATGCTCTACGAGTTGGTCGACGAACACGTCGGCCTGTCGGAGGTGTGGGGCGGATCCGCGGAGCGCCTCGGCGAAGCCATGGCGCTGGCCGGCCGTGACGAGCGCGCCGTGGCCGTCCTGGAGGCGTTCCTTCTGAGGGAGTTTCGCTCGGCGGAGCGGATCGACCGGGCCATCCGTGAGGCCGTCTCCGCGCTGATGCCGTGGCGACCCCACGATGTCGGCACCGTCGCGGCGCATGTGGCGCTGTCGGAGAGCCAGCTGCGACGTCGTTCCCTCCACACGGTCGGGCTCAGCCCGAAGGTGCTCCAGCGGACCCTTCGCTTCCAAGGATTCCTGGCGCTGGCACAGGCCGGCGTAGCTGCGAGCGGACGACGCGGAAGCGATGGGATCGCCGGGATCGCCGTCGACGCGGGATACGCCGACCAGGCCCACCTGAACCGGGAATGCCTGCGACTGACTGGTCTCACGCCCAGCCGATTGCTGCACGGCGATGTCGAGCGCTGTGCCTGCGGCCACGACCACTCCGCGTCGTACCTTCCGTTCCTCGCCGGCCGCTCACCGGGGCTCCCCCCAGCGCCCGAGCTTCTCCGGGTCCGCCACGACCCAGAGGTGGTCTACGGCACGGACGACGCCGTCGGGAACCACGACGGCGAAGACCCGTCCGTCACGGGACGCGACGAGCTCTGA
- a CDS encoding TetR family transcriptional regulator, whose product MTPATRPYRSTDERRREIVDATITVLAERGFAATSFARICEDAGLSSTRMVSYHFADKAALMQAVVAHVVDGAAAVMVPAMEAASTWRDKLAAYITSNLRYLADNRLAARAVIEVIANAPRADNGLREDTSAILLSVLLSHGQEAGEFREFDTLVVARSIRATIDAFATTMPGSPSATAATIAGIVDLFDRATRQGEPA is encoded by the coding sequence GTGACTCCTGCGACGCGTCCCTATCGGTCCACCGACGAGCGCCGGCGCGAGATCGTCGACGCGACGATCACGGTGCTGGCCGAGCGCGGCTTCGCCGCCACCTCGTTCGCCCGCATCTGCGAGGACGCCGGCCTCAGCAGCACCCGGATGGTCTCGTACCACTTCGCCGACAAAGCGGCCCTGATGCAGGCGGTGGTCGCGCACGTGGTCGACGGCGCGGCCGCCGTGATGGTGCCGGCGATGGAGGCCGCCAGCACCTGGCGCGACAAGCTCGCGGCGTACATCACCAGCAACCTCCGGTATCTGGCCGACAACCGCCTCGCCGCGCGCGCGGTGATCGAGGTCATCGCGAACGCACCCCGCGCCGACAACGGGCTCCGGGAGGACACTTCGGCGATTCTGCTGTCGGTACTGCTCTCACACGGCCAGGAGGCCGGCGAGTTCCGCGAGTTCGACACCCTCGTGGTCGCGCGCTCGATCCGGGCGACGATCGACGCGTTCGCGACGACGATGCCCGGCTCGCCCTCCGCCACCGCTGCGACGATCGCCGGGATCGTCGACCTCTTCGACCGCGCGACCCGACAAGGAGAACCCGCATGA
- a CDS encoding antibiotic biosynthesis monooxygenase — MGIARFVFHAGAVDEFTRLSRQCVQIVEQEDTGTTRYEVYLNADRTEAIVIEEYVDAAAFFDHLAHVGPDLMAAISKTGTLTGEVLGSPSADLRERLANAPVSLFAPHLRAIT; from the coding sequence ATGGGGATCGCCCGATTCGTGTTCCACGCGGGTGCCGTCGATGAGTTCACACGACTGTCCAGACAGTGCGTGCAGATCGTCGAGCAGGAGGACACGGGGACGACGCGGTACGAGGTGTACCTCAACGCCGATCGGACGGAGGCGATCGTGATCGAGGAATACGTCGACGCCGCCGCGTTCTTCGATCACCTCGCACACGTCGGACCAGACCTGATGGCGGCCATCTCGAAAACCGGAACGCTCACCGGCGAGGTGCTGGGCAGCCCGAGCGCCGATCTGCGGGAACGGCTGGCGAACGCACCCGTCTCTCTTTTCGCTCCGCACTTGCGCGCAATTACCTGA
- a CDS encoding NAD-dependent epimerase/dehydratase family protein, with protein sequence MILVTGGLGMIGAHTAAALVDRGHDVVVTAHRTTEVPSILDGRVTVENVDISDRDAFLALGDRHDIRDIVHLAGSIPEADPIEFFRRDTAGLLNALEAARSWEVGRFAVASSISVYTGRPEIPWTEDLDLPSADLPHAIVAFKKAVEPLTLFGLAGTGVHPVLLRIGSTWGPLMDPESPFNLIPPAVGALRRGEQPPALHADDGGDFGYAPDTGRAIALLMTADVLDHTVYNVSSGHRYTHRELAEALDAAFPETPVRLLEGRSTEPGGHPYLDISRLRAETGFTPEFDVAAAVADYVAWRSAHSR encoded by the coding sequence ATGATCCTCGTCACCGGCGGCCTCGGGATGATCGGAGCACACACCGCCGCCGCCCTCGTCGACCGCGGGCACGACGTCGTCGTCACCGCCCACCGCACAACTGAGGTGCCGTCGATCCTCGATGGACGCGTCACCGTCGAGAACGTGGACATCTCCGACCGGGACGCGTTCCTGGCGCTGGGCGACCGACACGACATCCGGGACATCGTGCATCTCGCCGGCAGCATCCCGGAAGCGGACCCCATCGAGTTCTTCCGGCGCGACACCGCCGGGCTCCTCAACGCCCTCGAAGCCGCCCGCAGCTGGGAGGTGGGCCGGTTCGCCGTTGCGAGCAGCATCAGCGTCTACACCGGTCGCCCCGAAATCCCGTGGACGGAGGATCTCGACCTGCCATCGGCCGATCTTCCGCACGCGATCGTCGCGTTCAAGAAAGCGGTGGAGCCGCTCACGCTGTTCGGCCTCGCGGGGACCGGCGTGCACCCCGTGCTGTTGCGGATCGGGAGCACGTGGGGGCCGCTCATGGACCCGGAGTCGCCCTTCAATCTCATCCCGCCCGCTGTCGGAGCCCTGCGCCGGGGCGAGCAGCCGCCTGCGCTGCATGCCGACGACGGCGGCGACTTCGGCTATGCCCCGGACACCGGTCGCGCGATCGCGCTCCTGATGACTGCCGACGTGCTGGATCACACCGTCTACAACGTCTCCAGCGGGCACCGCTACACCCACCGTGAACTCGCGGAAGCCCTGGACGCCGCGTTCCCCGAGACGCCGGTGCGGTTGCTGGAGGGTCGCTCCACCGAGCCGGGAGGACATCCGTACCTCGATATCTCCCGTCTCCGGGCCGAGACGGGTTTCACGCCGGAGTTCGACGTCGCCGCCGCGGTCGCCGACTACGTGGCCTGGCGCAGCGCCCACAGTCGTTGA
- a CDS encoding dihydrofolate reductase family protein: MSKVICGLAVSVDGYITGREPGPGHGLGDGGALFDWYGSGDVPSRVFDGFRLTEPSARIFDELASRVGATLAGHTTYTDSNRFAEGAPHPTAPLVVLSRSDFPPANPRQTIVSTGIDDAVDVAKRAADGKDVGLMGGVLVTEALAAGLVDELILHQVPILLGAGRRFFHDLPRHIRLGILEVVAAPDVTHLHYEVKR; this comes from the coding sequence ATGAGCAAAGTCATCTGCGGCCTGGCCGTCTCCGTCGACGGCTACATCACCGGCCGCGAACCAGGACCGGGCCACGGGCTCGGCGACGGCGGCGCCCTGTTCGACTGGTACGGCAGCGGCGACGTGCCCAGCCGGGTGTTCGACGGTTTCCGGCTGACGGAGCCGAGCGCACGCATCTTCGACGAGCTGGCGTCCCGCGTTGGCGCAACGCTCGCCGGCCACACCACCTACACCGACTCCAACCGCTTCGCAGAGGGGGCACCGCATCCCACCGCGCCGCTCGTCGTCCTCAGTCGCTCGGACTTTCCGCCGGCCAACCCACGGCAGACCATCGTCAGCACCGGCATCGACGATGCCGTCGATGTCGCGAAGCGCGCGGCAGACGGTAAGGATGTCGGGCTGATGGGCGGAGTGCTGGTGACGGAGGCGCTCGCCGCCGGCCTGGTCGACGAACTGATTCTGCATCAGGTGCCGATCCTGCTCGGCGCCGGACGGCGCTTCTTCCACGACCTGCCGCGGCACATCCGGCTGGGGATCCTTGAGGTCGTCGCGGCACCCGATGTCACGCACCTGCACTACGAGGTGAAGCGATGA
- a CDS encoding BBE domain-containing protein: protein MGTTATAFAHRGQRFLLEHAGTPDDAWIDASWELAHDHASGRVYPNFPDPALEDPLRAYHGANGPRLSAVKQRYDPRRFFDFPQAVPPVGAERPTENTKEVHT from the coding sequence GTGGGCACGACCGCGACCGCGTTCGCCCACCGCGGGCAACGATTCCTGCTCGAGCACGCCGGAACCCCGGACGACGCCTGGATCGATGCGTCGTGGGAACTCGCACACGATCATGCCTCCGGCCGCGTCTACCCGAACTTCCCGGATCCGGCGCTCGAGGATCCGCTTCGCGCCTACCACGGCGCGAACGGTCCCCGGCTGTCCGCCGTGAAGCAGCGCTACGACCCGCGCCGGTTCTTCGATTTCCCGCAGGCGGTTCCGCCCGTGGGTGCAGAACGCCCAACCGAAAACACGAAAGAGGTTCACACATGA